A window of the Plutella xylostella chromosome 11, ilPluXylo3.1, whole genome shotgun sequence genome harbors these coding sequences:
- the LOC105380733 gene encoding ras-related protein Rab-24 — protein sequence MSRCDFKIVLLGSEHVGKTSLVLRFVNCRFNHGIPYQNTIGAAFCAKTLQSNGKDFTVGIWDTAGSERYEAMTRMYYRGAHAAIVCYEPGSLASWTRTRYWLQELKTVEENCKIYLCGTKRDLLDSGAVTRAVDEDIVATYCQELHGHFLTSSKTGESVDELFQKIVDDCAADLHLMRAVEDQRLQLQKEELAYKSKNKEYCLC from the exons ATGAGCAGGtgtgattttaaaatagtgCTTCTAGGCAGTGAACATGTTGGTAAAACCAGTTTAGTGCTCCGATTCGTCAACTGCCGATTTAACCATGGGATACCGTATCAAAAC aCAATTGGAGCTGCTTTTTGTGCGAAGACTCTTCAATCCAATGGCAAAGACTTCACAGTGGGCATATGGGACACAGCTGGCAGCGAAAG GTACGAGGCGATGACGCGCATGTACTACCGCGGCGCGCACGCGGCCATCGTGTGCTACGAGCCGGGCAGCCTCGCCTCCTGGACCCGGACCAGATACTGGCTGCAGGAGCTCAAGACTGTTGAAGAG AACTGCAAGATCTACCTGTGCGGCACGAAGCGAGATCTCCTCGACTCGGGAGCCGTCACTCGCGCGGTGGACGAGGACATCGTGGCGACGTACTGCCAGGAGCTGCACGGACACTTCCTCACGTCCAGCAAGACCGGCGAGAGCGTGG ACGAGCTCTTCCAGAAGATAGTGGACGACTGCGCAGCGGATCTCCACCTCATGCGGGCGGTAGAAGACCAGAGACTACAGCTGCAGAAGGAAGAACTAGCGTATAAGAGCAAAAACAAAGAGTATTGTCTATGTTGA
- the LOC105393955 gene encoding zinc finger protein 423: MFSSPYDRAPATIKPELQLFTGRMESLRASKNRSIEGESGEEKKIYSCKICPNEYDSETELESHKAKVHSRYLYLRSRINKNTCRVCRKVKKTDEDLFKHIKTVHFLSTCTTKYVERDIFICDHCSRIFFNKRMLIIHISRHMKVKTDPECPKCFRILKSQYTYMTHLELHYINSVGTCPICFNKFQDRNAMLSHVFEAHKMVYNCTVCNYAFEKMSPYARHMENDHNQPSNFASYLSVTKEVLNRCFVTSTPVPSTPFLYTPYTPAKGLNIAGLIHVCVLCRALCKNETEQREHISRMHLQPTRVFTKKIYGCSCGEDFYNNVLLKHHIFTLKGTHCVREVMSESKGDETTVAVNANDDSDEEIVHQISDSSQELPEMDKEVAEMDKEVAEMDKEVAEMDKEDAEIDKELPEMDKEDVVRVIEIFDDDNDETLKEVVIDPYEVNEDEMNGGIESKDDEDMIKLIE, from the exons atgttCTCCAGCCCGTATGACCGTGCGCCTGCCACCATTAAGCCAGAATTACAACTATTTACTGGTAGAATGGAGTCTTTGCGAGCATCCAAAAACAGAAGCATTGAAGGAGAAAGCGGCGAGGAAAAGAAAATATACTCTTGCAAGATCTGCCCCAACGAATACGATAGTGAAACTGAGTTGGAGAGCCACAAGGCTAAAGTACATAGCCgatatttgtatttaagaaGTCGGATTAATAAGAACACTTGTAGG GTTTGCAGAAAGGTAAAGAAAACTGATGAAGACCTCTTCAAGCACATAAAGACGGTGCATTTCCTGAGCACGTGCACCACAAAGTATGTAGAACGGGACATCTTCATCTGCGATCACTGCAGCCGTATCTTCTTCAACAAACGCATGTTGATAATCCACATCTCGAGACACATGAAAGTAAAGACTGATCCGGAGTGCCCAAAGTGCTTCCGAATCTTAAAGAGTCAATACACATACATGACACATCTAGAGTTGCACTACATAAACAGCGTTGGCACGTGTCCTATTTGCTTCAATAAGTTCCAGGATCGGAACGCGATGTTGTCACATGTGTTTGAAGCACACAAAATGGTGTACAACTGTACTGTATGCAATTATGCATTTGAGAAGATGTCGCCTTATGCGAGACATATGGAGAATGATCATAATCAACCGTCCAATTTCGCTTCGTATCTGAGTGTCACGAAGGAGGTGTTGAACAGGTGTTTTGTCACATCAACGCCGGTGCCATCAACACCGTTCTTATATACACCTTATACACCTGCTAAAGGACTGAATATTGCAG GCTTAATCCACGTGTGCGTCCTGTGCAGAGCGCTCTGCAAAAACGAGACCGAGCAACGCGAGCACATCAGCCGCATGCACCTCCAACCCACACGAGTCTTCACTAAGAAGATATACGGGTGCTCTTGCGGAGAAGACTTCTACAACAACGTCTTACTCAAACATCACATTTTTACGCTTAAAGGCACACACTGTGTCAGAGAAGTGATGAGTGAGAGCAAAGGTGATGAGACAACGGTGGCGGTTAATGCGAATGATGATAGTGATGAAGAGATTGTGCATCAGATTAGTGATTCGTCTCAAGAACTACCAGAAATGGACAAAGAAGTAGCAGAGATGGACAAAGAAGTAGCAGAAATGGACAAAGAAGTAGCAGAAATGGACAAAGAAGATGCAGAAATTGATAAAGAACTACCAGAGATGGACAAAGAAGATGTAGTCAGGGTTATAGAGATATTTGATGATGACAATGATGAGACACTCAAAGAAGTTGTGATTGACCCTTACGAAGTGAATGAAGATGAGATGAATGGAGGAATAGAATCAAAGGATGATGAAGATATGATTAAACTGATAGAATAG